GTCCGCCCGTTCAGCCTCGCGCTGCGACTCTTCGTGGCGATGACTGCGGGGCATATCCTGCTCAAGGTGCTGGCGGGTTTCATCATCAATGCTTCGGCGGGCGGCGCGGGTCTCGGCCTTGCCGTGGGTATCCCCAGCTTCGCGCTGATGGTCGGCGTTTCGGCGCTCGAACTGCTGGTCGCCGGGGTCCAGGCCTATGTGTTCGCGCTGCTGACGGCGCTCTACATCAATGATGCCGAGCATCTGCACGACCATCACTGAGTTTTCGAATTTCTAGTTACTGAATTTTATCGAGGGAGTTTCTTCAATGGACGCTGATACCATCAAGTTCCTGGGTGCCGGTCTTGCGGCCATCGGTGCGGGTCTCGCGGCGCTGGGCGTGGGCAACGTCTTCGCGGCCTATCTGCAGGGTGCGCTTCGCAACCCGAGCGCTGCCGCCGGCCAGCAGGGCAACATGTTCATCGGCTTCGCCGCCGCCGAACTTCTCGGCCTGCTGTCGTTCGTTGTCGCTGTGCTTCTGATCTTCGTCGCTCAGGGCTGACCATAGTCCTGTTCGGGCGGTGGGGATGTCCCGCTCGCCCGAAAAGACTAGCGGAGCGTTTTCATGCCGCAAATCGAGCAACTCGACGCGACTTTCGCCTCCCAGCTGTTCTGGCTGGTCCTTGTCTTTGGCCTGGTTTACCTGGTCGTCGGACGGGGCATGGTGCCGAAAGTGCAGGACACGATCGACCGGCGCGACGCGCAGGTGAAGGCGGACCTTTCGGCCGCCGAAACCGCGCGTGCCGAAGCCGACCGTGTCGAGGAACGCTGGCGGGCGGAAGAGAATGTCGCGCGGGAAACCGCGCAGAAGAAGCTGGCGGAGGCGCGTTCGACCGCCGCCGGCAATACCGAAGCGACGCTGGCCGAAGCCGGCAAGGGGATCGACGCACGGCTCGAAGCAGCCGAAGCCGAACTCGCCGAAGCCAGCAAGGCCGCGGCCGCCCAGGTCGAAACCATCGCCGCCGAGGCCGCGAGCGACATCGTACAGCGCCTGTCTGGCGTTTCGGTGGACGATGCGCAGGCCCGCGCGGCTGTAAAGGCTGTGCTCCATGACTGACACGACGGGTCACGGCGCCGCCCAGGGCGCCGACGTGTTCGACGCCGAAGGCATGCCGCCTTCGGGCGAGCAGCATAGTGGCACCGAAGTGGCGCATGCGTCGCCGACGGCACTGTGGCTCGACAGCACCGGCTGGGTGTCGCTGGCGATGCTGGTGCTCCTTCTGGTGGTGCTGTGGAAGCGTGTGCCCAAGCTGATTGCCGGCGCGCTCGACCATCAGATCGCTGCGATCCGCCTGCGTCTCGACGAAGCCAAGCAGCTGCGCGAAGAAGCCGAAGCGCTGCGTTCCGAATATGCGCGCAAGATCGCTTCGGTCGAAGTCGAAACCGCTGCGATGGTCGCGCATGCCGAGGAAGAGGCCAAGGCCGTGATCGCGCAGGCGGAAAAGGATGCCGCCGAACTGGTCGAGCGCCGCAAGCAGATGGCCGAGGACAAGATCGCCGCCGCCGAACGCGCCGCGATTGCCGATGTGCGCGCCAAGGCGGCCGATGCCGCCGCGCAGGCCGCCGCCGCTATCATCGCCGACAAACATGGTGTAGAAGCGGACAAGGCGTTGGTCGATCAGACCATCTCGGGCATGGGACGACTGAACTGACATGACTTCCTTCACTCCGCCGGAAATCGATCTTGGCGGAGTGGTGCAGGCGCTGATGGTCTGGGCGATCACACCGCAGGCCATCGTCATCGGTGCGCTGGTCGGCTTGTTGGGAAAGCGCTGGTATGACGCTTTCTGGGCTTTCCCGATTCTGATCGCCCATCAATTGATCAGCCAGCCGGCATTTCGCGAAACCCTGCTTTCCAATCCCGCCAATCTGCTGATCGGGCTGGCACCGCTTCCCTGGGCACTGATTATCCTGATCGTGAAGCAGGTGCGCGCACGTTCCCATTAGCCCGCGGCGGAAGGTTTCTCGGCGAGCTGTCCGACCGCGTTCGGCCGGAACGTCAGATCGCCGCCCAGCCGCCGTCCGAACTCAGCACCGCGCCGTTGATATTGGTCGCCGTTTCGCTTGCCAGCCAGACGATCTGTTCGGCGAGCACGTCCGGCGTGGTCGGCGGGGGCAGCATCGATTTGAGCAGCGGCCCCATGCGCTGCGCGGCGAGATGCGAGGCCATACCCCCTTCGATTCCCGTCGCCACCGGCCCCGGTGCGATCACATTGGCCCGGATGCCCTGCGGTCCATAGAAGACGGCGGTGTTGCGGGTGAGGCCGATCAGCGCGTGTTTCGACGCGGTATAGGCCGCGCCGGCCCGGCCGCCGTGGAGCGCGGCGGCCGACGCGACATTGACGATCGCGCCCTCGCCCGCATCGACCATACCGGGCAGCACCGCGCGCATCAGCCGCATCGGCGCGGTGACGTTGACGTCGAACACCTTTTGCCACAGCGCATCGTCCATCTCGCCGACGGGCAGGAATCGGTCCATGATCCCCGCGACATTGGCGAGAATGTCGACGCGCCCGCCCGCGGCCAGGCCCAGTTTCTCGATTGTAGCGGGGTCGGTGATGTCGCCCGCCACGGTGACATGGCCTTCGCCCAGTTCGTCGTTCAGCGATTCGAGGCGCGCGGGGTCGATATCGCTCGCGATCACGCGCGCTCCGGTTGCGGCAAAGGCAAGCGCGGTCGCGCGTCCGATGCCGGACCCTGCGCCGGTTACCAAAGCGGAACGCGCAGGCGTTTCGTTCGTCTCTGTCATCGCATTCTCTCCCCCGGATTTCATCCCGGCATAACATGGGCGGGAATTCGAGTCGGGATTGGGCGGGAGATTTCAGCGGGGCGATGTGCCGGCATTTGTGCCGGAGAGGCCCATCGCACGCAAAGCCGGTGGCGTATTGCACGCGCCGTGCCTAAATCGGCGGTCCGATGTCCGACCCCAATTCTCCCGACCGTTTCAACGAAAAGGCCGCGACCTATACGGTGCGCGGCAGCGACAAGCCCGATCTGGAGACGGGCGTGGCGGCGATCCGCAACGTCCTGAAAACGCTGCCCGCGCGGCCGGGCGTCTATCGCATGCAGGATGCGCGCGGCGACGTGCTGTACGTGGGCAAGGCGCGCGCGCTCAAAAACCGGGTGAACAACTACACGCAGGTAAGCCGCCTGTCGAAGCGGTTGCAGCGGATGGTGGCGCAGACGCGATCGATGACGATCGTCACGACCAACAGCGAGGCCGAGGCGCTGTTGCTCGAGGCGCAGCTGATCAAGCGATATCGCCCGCCCTACAACGTCTTGTTGCGCGACGACAAAAGCTTTCCCTTCATCCTGATCCGGCAGGACCATGACTATGCGCGGATCCAGCTTCATCGCGGCGCGCGGCGGATCAAGGGCAATTATTACGGGCCGTTCGCCGGGGCGGGGCAGGTGCGCAAGACGCTCAACGCGCTGCAGAAGCTGTTCCTGCTGCGCAGCTGCACCGACGGTTTCTTCAACACGCGTGACCGGCCGTGCCTGCTCTATCAAATCCGCCGCTGCTCGGCGCCGTGCGTTGGGCGGATCGATCAGGCGGGCTATGCCGAACTGGTGGGCGATGCGAAGGATTTCCTCGCAGGCAAATCGACCAAGGTGCAGGAAAAGCTCGGCCAGCAGATGCAGGCCGCGTCGGACGCGCTCGATTTCGAGCTCGCGGCGATTTTGCGCGACCGATTGAAGGCGCTGACCTTCATCCAGGGATCGCAGGCGATCAATGCCGAGGGCGTGGGCGATGCCGATATCTTCGCGATGGCGGCCAAGGAAGGGACGATCGGCATCCAGGCCTTCTTCATCCGCGGCGGGCAGAATTGGGGGCATCGCAGCTTCTTCCCCGCGCACACCGCCGACGTGCCCGAAGACGAAGTGCTCAGCCAGTTCCTGATGCAGTTTTACGAGGAAGTACCGCCGCCCAAATCGGTGCTGCTCGACCGCGATTTGCCCGAAGGCGCGTTGCTCGCCGAGGCGCTGGGCGAGCGCGCCGGGTTCAAGGTGGCGATCAGCCAGCCGCAGCGCGGATCGCGGCGTCGGCTGATCGAACAGGCGAGCCGCAATGCGGTCGAGGCGCTGGACCGGCGGCTCGCCGAAAGCACGACGCAGGCGAAACTGCTGCGCGAGGTCGCCGACCTGTTCGAATTGCCCGAGCCGCCCGACCGGATCGAAGTCTATGACAACAGCCATATTCAGGGGACCAACGCCCTCGGCGCGATGATCGTCGCCGGGCCGGAGGGGTTCCGCAAAGGGCAGTATCGCAAGTTCAATATCAAGAAAGCGAGCACCGACGACGATTTCGCGATGATGCGCGAAGTGTTCGAGCGCCGCTTCAGCCGCGCGCAGGCCGAGGACCCCGATCGCGAAAAGGGAGACTGGCCTGATCTGGTGCTGGTCGATGGCGGCCGCGGGCAGTTGAATGCCGTGCTGGGCGTGCTCGAGGATCTGGGGATCGAGGACGTGCCGGTGGTCGGCGTCGCCAAGGGGCCGCATCATGGTCGCGAGGGGCGCGAGATATTCCATATGCCCGACGGGCGTGAACTGACGCTGCCGGTAAATGCGCCGGTGCTGTTCTATCTCCAGCGGCTACGCGATGAAGTGCACCGCTTCGTCATCGGCGCGCATCGCGACAAGCGGACCAAGGCAATCGCCAAGTCGCCGCTGGACGATATTCCCGGCATCGGCCCGGCGCGAAAGAAGGCGCTGCTGATGCATTTCGGCACGGCCAAGGCGGTTCGTGCGGCGAGCCTCGACGATCTCCGGCGCGCGCCCGGCGTCAGCAAGGCGATGGCGCAGAGCATCCATGACTATTTTCACGCGGGGTGACGGCGTGCGGGCTCAGTCGTCCTCTTCGGGGATGAGCGTTTCGACATTCATTGCCGCCAGTGCCCATTCGTGGACCGCTTCGGCGATATAGACGCGGAACTGGCTGGGATCGACGCGCACTTCGGTCGCCCTGCCCAGACAGCCTTCCGAATAGCCGAGCAGATAGCCTCGTAATCGTGCCTCGGTGTCGGACCCCGGTTCCGCGCGGATGAGCTGGAGCGCCCGCTCCGGGTGGAGCTGGACGAGGCACGCGGCGACATCGAAGAACTCGCGCCCGGTTCCCGAGCGCGAGGCATTGCGTTCGCTCTGCCGCGCGAGGAAGCGCGCCGCGACATGCCGGTTGCGCGTATCAACCGAGGTCAGCACCAGATCGCCGGCATAGGTTTCGAGGATCTCCTCCACCAATGCTCCGAAATCGTAAAAGGCGTGGCACACCTTCTCGTGCGGCAGGTCGCCGTAATAGACCGGGTTGCACACGCCGTAATAGGGCGGGCTGGCCATCAGCTGCGTCGGCAACCCGGAAACGCATCCGGTGTTGCGCCGGATGATCCGGTCGAGCGCAATTGCCCGCGGGCGGCTTTCGGGCAGCGCCCGCATCATTTCGCGCAAGGTGGCGGTATCGACTCTGCGCAGGCACCGGACGAAACGCTGCGCGTCGCCCGCAACGCTTCGCGAAACCCGGGCCCGCCTGCCGTCGCCATTCTCGATATCGACCGGCGGATCGCCCGCCGGGAGGCCCAGCACGCGTATTTCCTCGGATTCCGAAGTCGCGTCACTGTCCTGCGCCCGGGATTCCGGGACCATAAACGACATGCACAGGACCAGTGCCGAAAGTGCCAGCAAGGATCGGCTCGCGTGCATATTTCCCCCTTTGTGCCGTACAGGCATCCGCACGAACTGGCAGGCTATCGCGCGGACCTTGCTCTCCGATGAACAGCGGTGAGGGGCCGGGTGGAATCCCGCCATATTTCATTGCCTTGCCGACATGTTCTCGGAAATTTGCGATATCCCGAACGCCCGGGCGAAAATTCTTGGTACGGGACGCATGCAAACCTTGCGTATTGGCAGGTGCAAGCTAGCCTCGAATGGCTATTCTGGGGAGTTCCTTGATGTTCCGGGCGTTGATCGCGGCTTTTGCCCTTGTCTGCATGGCGGGAGTCGCGCGCGCCGACGACACGCCCAAATATGCGCCCGCGCCGGACTGGGTCGATACGGCCAGCGTACCGGAAGATGCGGCGACTGCGTCCAGCCCCTATGTCATTCTCGATCAGCAGCAACGGATCGATGGCGACAGGCTCTGGTCCTATGCCGACACTGCCCTGCGGATCACATCGACGCAGATGGCGACGGAATTCGGCACGATCAATCTGACATGGCAGCCCGAAAAGGGCGACATCATCATCCATCGCGTCGCGATCCTGCGCGATGGCGAAACAATCGATGTCCTGGCCGGGGAAGCCGAATTCTCCGTGCTGCAGCGCGAACAGCAGCTCGAACAGGCCTTCATCACCGGAACGCTCACCGCGACGCTTGCGGTCGAGGGTCTGCGTGTCGGCGACATATTGCGCTTCACCTATTCGGTGACGCAGGCGGACGATGCGCTGGGCGGCAATGTCCAGTCGCTGGCGCCGGTGATGCGTTCGCCGATGAAAGTCGGTTTCGGGCGCATCCGGTTGCTCTGGCCCACAGGGCAGGACGTGCACTGGAAATCGCATGTCGAGGGACTCGACGTCACCGAAAGCGACAGCGGCGGATACCATGAAGTCCATATCGCGCTGCCGGCCCCCGAGGAGCCCGATCTGCCCGGTGACGCGCCTGCGCGCTACCGGGAGCTGCCGCTTGTGGAGATTTCGAGCTTTGACGGCTGGCGCGACGTGTCGGCGGCGATGACTCCGCTCTACCGCACCGAGGGGCTGATTGCTCCGGGCAGCCCGCTCGCGCAGGAAGTCGCGAAAATCGCGTCGGCGACCAGCGACCCGCGCGAGCGGGCGGCGCGGGCGCTGATGCTGGTGCAAAGCGAGATCCGCTATCTGTTTCAGGGGATGAACGGCGGCAATTATGTGCCGCAGACGCCGGCGGAAACCTGGGAACGCCGCTATGGCGATTGCAAGGCCAAGACGCTGCTGCTGCTTGCGATCCTGCATGAGCTGGGCATCGAAGCCGATCCCGCGATGATGAGCCTCACCGCAGATGCCTTCGTGCCGCAGCGGTTGCCGATGGCCGGGGCGTTCGATCATGTGCTGGTGCGCGCGGATATCGACGGCGAGACTTACTGGCTCGACGGGACCCGTTCGGGCGCCACGCTCGCGGATATCGGCAATCGGCCGCAGTCGCGGCATGCCTTGCCGATGGTGGAAGCCGGCGCGTCGCTGGAGGAAATCGCGCGGCGTCCGCATGCGCAGCCCGATACGGTGACGCAGCTGGAAATCGATTCGCGCGCCGGTATCCGCCTGCCGTCGCTGTACAGCATCAGCACCGAGATCCGCGGCGACCTGGTCGACATGCTGCGTACGGCCAGCGCCACTGCCTCGCCCGAACAGATTGAAGGCTTCATCAAGTCGATCTTCAGCGATTTGCTGGGCCAGAATTACTATTATCTCGATGGCGAGATCAGCATTTCGGAGGAAACGGGTACCGCCACGGTACAGTCGCGCGGCATTTACTGGGCCAACTGGGATGAAGAGAACGGGCGGCACAAGCTGGCCATCGATCCCACGCTGCCGGACCTTACCTTCACACCGAATCGCGCTCGGCGCGAATGGCGGGATATCCCCGTGATGGCCGGCGAATATTCCGACGAGCGCGTAGTGACGCGCTATCGCCTGCCCGAAGGCGATTTCACGATTGAAGGCGCGCGCGAATTGCCCGCGACGCTTGCCGGGCGCGCATTCACGCGCTCGGTGACGCAGACCGGCGCTGTCGTGACCGTCGACGATCGCGAGGTGACCGGGCTCGGCGAAGTGGCCGCGGCAGACATTCCCGCGACGCGGCGGGACGTGGCGCGGATCAAGGCGCAGGCGCTTCGCCTGATCGCGCCCGCCGATCTGCCGGCCTATGCCGACGAAGTGATCGCCGCGCGCGAGGCGGGTCTGCTCGACCCGCTCGAAGAGGCCTTTTTCGAGCTTTCGAACAAGCCGGACGACGGCAATGCCTCCGGCTATCTGGCAAGCGCCTATTATCACCGGAGCACGTTCAATTTCGACGCGGCGTTGCAGGATTACACCGCGGCGCTGGATGTCGTGCCGAGCGCGGCCACCTATTTGCTCCGGTCCAGCGTGTATCAGCTTACGGGCGACTATGATTCCGCGCTGGAGGATGCGCGCGAGGCGATGCTGCTCGATCCGTCGATGCTGCCCGCGGTGCAGTCGGTCATCCGCTTGCTGTCGCGCACCGGCAATAGCGAGGAAGCGCTGGCGCTGGCCGAGGAACAGATCGCGCTGGGCGACAGCAATCGCGGCATGTTTGTCGAGGCCAAGGCCGACGTGCTCGCCGATGCGGGGCGCGTCGATGAGGCGATCGCGCTGATGGATGCCGAAGTGGCCGAACGACCCAACGACGCGCAGCTGCTCAATGCCCGTTGCTGGCTGAAGGGGACGCGCGACGCGCAGCTCGAATCGGCGCTCGCCGATTGCCAGCGCGCGATCGAACTGGCGGAAAGCCCCTGGGCGATCATCGACAGCCGGGCGATGGTCTATTTCCGCATGGGCGAACTCGAAAAGGCGCTCGCCGATTTCGATGCCGCGCTGGAAATGGCGCCTGGCCTGCCCAACAGCCTGTTCATGCGCGGCATCATTCGCAAGCGGCTGGGCGACAGCGAGGGCAGCCGTTCCGACCTGGAGCGGGCACGTTTCCTCGCTCCCGGCATCGAGGCGGACTATGCGCGATACGGGATCGCGCCCTGAACGCGGCATTCGCGCAAACGGCAGACGGCGGCTTGTCCGGCGCGCAAGGGCGCAATAGGGGCTGGGCGGTGACACGCCCTGCTGCTCCGCTCCGCCTGTCCCTCGACGGGGATGCATTGGTCCATAACTGGCGCGCGCTCGCCGCGATGAGCGGCGATGCCGCGTGCGGCGCGGCGGTGAAGGCCGATGGCTATGGCCTGGGCGCGCGCGACGTGGTGCGGCGGCTGGCGCAGGCGGGGTGCCGCGACTTCTTCGTCGCGACCTGGGCCGAAGCGGCGGCGCTTGCCGATCTGGAACCGGCGTCGCTGGCGGTGCTGCACGGTGTGCGCGACGAGGACATGGCGTTCGCACTCGCTTCGCCGGCGCGGCCGGTGCTGGCCAGCGCGGCGCAGGTGGCGCGCTGGCGCGACGCGGGCGGCGGGGCGTGCGACGTGATGGTCGATACCGGCATGAACCGGCTCGGCGTATCCGCCGACGATATCATTGCGGGCCTGCTCGACGGGCTGACGATCGACACGCTGATGAGCCATTTGGCCTGTGCCGACGAGAGCGTGCCGATGAATGCGCGCCAGCGCGACGCGTTCGCCGGACTGGCGGGGCGCACGTCCGCGCGGCGGCTGAGCCTGGCCAATTCGGCGGGCATCGCGCTGGGGGCGGACTATCATTTCGATCTCACCCGACCCGGCATCGCGCTCTATGGCGGGGCGCAATGCGCCGCCCATGCCGAACGCATCCGGCAAGTCGTCTTTCCGCAAGCGCAGATATTGCAGCGTCGGCGCGTGCCCACCGGCGAAACGGTCGGCTACAACGCCACCTGGACGGCGCCCGCCGATACGCAGGTGGCGATCCTGAACATCGGCTATGCCGACGGTTATCTGCGCAGCTTTTCTGGGAAGGGCCGCGCGCATTCGGGCGACCGGGCGCTGCCGGTGCTGGGGCGCGTTTCGATGGACCTGCTCGCCGTCGGTGTCGATGCCGCGCCGGAACTGGCCGAAGGCGACTGGATCGGCATCGATTATGCGCTGCCCGAAACGGCGGCGCTAAGTGGCCTTTCGCAATATGAGCTGCTGACGGGGCTGGGCCAGCGGTTCGCCCGGGTCTGGAAGTAGCTTCTTCCGCGACCCGGGCAGGCAATCAGCTTACCGCTCGACGCACATGGTGATGCCCATGCCGCCGCCGATGCACAGCGTGGCGAGGCCCTTTTTCGCGTCGCGCTTCTGCATTTCGTAGAGCAGCGTGATCAGTACGCGCGCGCCGCTTGCGCCGATCGGGTGGCCGATCGCGATCGCGCCGCCGTTGACGTTTACCTTGTCCGCGTCCCAGCCGAGTTCCTTGCCGACCGACAGCGCCTGCGCGGCGAACGCCTCGTTCGCTTCGATCAGGTCGAGATCGCCGATCGACCAGCCTGCCTTCTCCAGCGCGCGCTTGGTGGCGGGGACCGGGCCGATGCCCATGATGGACGGGTCGACGCCCGCGCTCGCCCAGCTGGCGATGCGCGCGAGCGGGGTGATGCCGCGCCGGGCGGCTTCATCGGCGGTCATGATGACAAGCGCGGCGGCGCCGTCGTTGATGCCGCTGGCATTGCCGGCCGTTACCGTGCCGTCCTTCTTGAAGGCGGGGCGCAGGCCCGACAGGCCTTCGACGGTCGCGCCGGCGCGGATATATTCGTCGTCGGAGACGATCGTGTCGCTCTTGCGACCCTTTACGGTCACCGGGACGATCTCATCCTTGAACCTGCCTTCGGCGCGCGCCTTTTCGGCGAGATTTTGCGAGCGGACGGCGAAGGCGTCCTGATCCGCGCGGCTGACCTGGCACTGTTCGGCGAGATTCTCGGCCGTGACGCCCATATGATAGCCGTTGAAAACATCGGTCAGGCCGTCCTTGATCATC
This genomic interval from Sphingosinithalassobacter tenebrarum contains the following:
- a CDS encoding F0F1 ATP synthase subunit C; this encodes MDADTIKFLGAGLAAIGAGLAALGVGNVFAAYLQGALRNPSAAAGQQGNMFIGFAAAELLGLLSFVVAVLLIFVAQG
- a CDS encoding F0F1 ATP synthase subunit B family protein; this encodes MPQIEQLDATFASQLFWLVLVFGLVYLVVGRGMVPKVQDTIDRRDAQVKADLSAAETARAEADRVEERWRAEENVARETAQKKLAEARSTAAGNTEATLAEAGKGIDARLEAAEAELAEASKAAAAQVETIAAEAASDIVQRLSGVSVDDAQARAAVKAVLHD
- a CDS encoding F0F1 ATP synthase subunit B family protein, whose amino-acid sequence is MTDTTGHGAAQGADVFDAEGMPPSGEQHSGTEVAHASPTALWLDSTGWVSLAMLVLLLVVLWKRVPKLIAGALDHQIAAIRLRLDEAKQLREEAEALRSEYARKIASVEVETAAMVAHAEEEAKAVIAQAEKDAAELVERRKQMAEDKIAAAERAAIADVRAKAADAAAQAAAAIIADKHGVEADKALVDQTISGMGRLN
- a CDS encoding SDR family NAD(P)-dependent oxidoreductase, with amino-acid sequence MTETNETPARSALVTGAGSGIGRATALAFAATGARVIASDIDPARLESLNDELGEGHVTVAGDITDPATIEKLGLAAGGRVDILANVAGIMDRFLPVGEMDDALWQKVFDVNVTAPMRLMRAVLPGMVDAGEGAIVNVASAAALHGGRAGAAYTASKHALIGLTRNTAVFYGPQGIRANVIAPGPVATGIEGGMASHLAAQRMGPLLKSMLPPPTTPDVLAEQIVWLASETATNINGAVLSSDGGWAAI
- the uvrC gene encoding excinuclease ABC subunit UvrC, translated to MSDPNSPDRFNEKAATYTVRGSDKPDLETGVAAIRNVLKTLPARPGVYRMQDARGDVLYVGKARALKNRVNNYTQVSRLSKRLQRMVAQTRSMTIVTTNSEAEALLLEAQLIKRYRPPYNVLLRDDKSFPFILIRQDHDYARIQLHRGARRIKGNYYGPFAGAGQVRKTLNALQKLFLLRSCTDGFFNTRDRPCLLYQIRRCSAPCVGRIDQAGYAELVGDAKDFLAGKSTKVQEKLGQQMQAASDALDFELAAILRDRLKALTFIQGSQAINAEGVGDADIFAMAAKEGTIGIQAFFIRGGQNWGHRSFFPAHTADVPEDEVLSQFLMQFYEEVPPPKSVLLDRDLPEGALLAEALGERAGFKVAISQPQRGSRRRLIEQASRNAVEALDRRLAESTTQAKLLREVADLFELPEPPDRIEVYDNSHIQGTNALGAMIVAGPEGFRKGQYRKFNIKKASTDDDFAMMREVFERRFSRAQAEDPDREKGDWPDLVLVDGGRGQLNAVLGVLEDLGIEDVPVVGVAKGPHHGREGREIFHMPDGRELTLPVNAPVLFYLQRLRDEVHRFVIGAHRDKRTKAIAKSPLDDIPGIGPARKKALLMHFGTAKAVRAASLDDLRRAPGVSKAMAQSIHDYFHAG
- a CDS encoding DUF3857 domain-containing protein, whose amino-acid sequence is MFRALIAAFALVCMAGVARADDTPKYAPAPDWVDTASVPEDAATASSPYVILDQQQRIDGDRLWSYADTALRITSTQMATEFGTINLTWQPEKGDIIIHRVAILRDGETIDVLAGEAEFSVLQREQQLEQAFITGTLTATLAVEGLRVGDILRFTYSVTQADDALGGNVQSLAPVMRSPMKVGFGRIRLLWPTGQDVHWKSHVEGLDVTESDSGGYHEVHIALPAPEEPDLPGDAPARYRELPLVEISSFDGWRDVSAAMTPLYRTEGLIAPGSPLAQEVAKIASATSDPRERAARALMLVQSEIRYLFQGMNGGNYVPQTPAETWERRYGDCKAKTLLLLAILHELGIEADPAMMSLTADAFVPQRLPMAGAFDHVLVRADIDGETYWLDGTRSGATLADIGNRPQSRHALPMVEAGASLEEIARRPHAQPDTVTQLEIDSRAGIRLPSLYSISTEIRGDLVDMLRTASATASPEQIEGFIKSIFSDLLGQNYYYLDGEISISEETGTATVQSRGIYWANWDEENGRHKLAIDPTLPDLTFTPNRARREWRDIPVMAGEYSDERVVTRYRLPEGDFTIEGARELPATLAGRAFTRSVTQTGAVVTVDDREVTGLGEVAAADIPATRRDVARIKAQALRLIAPADLPAYADEVIAAREAGLLDPLEEAFFELSNKPDDGNASGYLASAYYHRSTFNFDAALQDYTAALDVVPSAATYLLRSSVYQLTGDYDSALEDAREAMLLDPSMLPAVQSVIRLLSRTGNSEEALALAEEQIALGDSNRGMFVEAKADVLADAGRVDEAIALMDAEVAERPNDAQLLNARCWLKGTRDAQLESALADCQRAIELAESPWAIIDSRAMVYFRMGELEKALADFDAALEMAPGLPNSLFMRGIIRKRLGDSEGSRSDLERARFLAPGIEADYARYGIAP
- the alr gene encoding alanine racemase, with product MTRPAAPLRLSLDGDALVHNWRALAAMSGDAACGAAVKADGYGLGARDVVRRLAQAGCRDFFVATWAEAAALADLEPASLAVLHGVRDEDMAFALASPARPVLASAAQVARWRDAGGGACDVMVDTGMNRLGVSADDIIAGLLDGLTIDTLMSHLACADESVPMNARQRDAFAGLAGRTSARRLSLANSAGIALGADYHFDLTRPGIALYGGAQCAAHAERIRQVVFPQAQILQRRRVPTGETVGYNATWTAPADTQVAILNIGYADGYLRSFSGKGRAHSGDRALPVLGRVSMDLLAVGVDAAPELAEGDWIGIDYALPETAALSGLSQYELLTGLGQRFARVWK
- a CDS encoding acetyl-CoA C-acetyltransferase, whose protein sequence is MPDIVIAAAKRTPVGSFLGAFANTPAHELGRVAIEAALAQAGVAGEEVSEVILGQVLTAAQGQNPARQASIAAGVPKEIPAWGVNQVCGSGLRSVALAWQAVATGDAKIVVAGGQENMSMSPHAQLLRPGIKMGDATLIDTMIKDGLTDVFNGYHMGVTAENLAEQCQVSRADQDAFAVRSQNLAEKARAEGRFKDEIVPVTVKGRKSDTIVSDDEYIRAGATVEGLSGLRPAFKKDGTVTAGNASGINDGAAALVIMTADEAARRGITPLARIASWASAGVDPSIMGIGPVPATKRALEKAGWSIGDLDLIEANEAFAAQALSVGKELGWDADKVNVNGGAIAIGHPIGASGARVLITLLYEMQKRDAKKGLATLCIGGGMGITMCVER